The stretch of DNA GGTTAGATTAATAATATAATTTGAAAGATTGATCATATTATTGTTGATAATTTAGCTTAGTTCATTCATAGTATTTGTTTCTAACTTATTGGAACTAAATCATTTACTTTGGGTAATAATTTTTAATAAATTTATTGAGATAATCATCATAATTTATAAACTCACGCCATCCAGTCCAGCCATTTTAATTATTCCAGGAAATTATATGAAAATTTTTACTTTTTTTTCTTTCTTATTTTATGCTACGTCATTATTCTCACAAATCAGCTTAAATACAACACTAATTGACAATATCAATTATGGCCGAAGTGTAAATGATGTTTGGGGCTACACTGATGAAAACGGCAACGACTATGCATTAGTTGGATTGATTGACGGCGTTTCGATAGTGAAAGTGGATTCAAACCAAGCTCAGGAAATCGATTTTGTTCCTGGAGTTACTTCAGTATGGAGAGATTTAAAAACACACAGTCACTATGCTTATGTAACTGCCGATCAGGGTAATCTTGGATTAACCATTATCGATCTATCACCTTTGCCCGATTCGGTAAGACTTGTAGCTGAAATTTCCACTTATTTTGAGCGAGCTCACAATTTATATATTGCTGATGGCTATGCTTATATTTCAGGATCAAATATTTCCAGAGGAACCGACATTTTAGATCTTTCCAATCCTGAATCACCAGTCCGAATTGGCGTATGGGAAGATAATTATTTCCATGATATTTATACGAAAGGAGATACTTTGTACGGTAGTGCTGGATCAATATCTACTGTAATAGTTTTAGATATCAGTAACAAATCAAATCCGATTTTGATTGGTGAAATTCAATTTCCTGATGGGGGATATTCTCATAATGCGTGGACAAGTGAAGATGGAAATTATCTTTTGACTACTCAAGAAACAGGCGGCAGAACGGTGAAAATGTGGGATGTGGGTGATTTGGAAAATCCAAAATTAGTAAATGAATACTTATCCTCTCCCGGTCAACTGGCTCATAATGTGCATATCAAAGATGACTATGCATACATCTCTCATTATGCGGATGGACTCCGCATCCTGGATATTTCAGATCCGGAACACATGGTCGAAGTAGGCTATTATGATACTCATCCCAGTGAAGAAACAGGTTTTGATGGAAATTGGGGTGCATTTCCATTCACTGCCTCAAATTATATCTATGCTTCAGATAGGGAATTCGGACTTTTCATCTTATCATTTAACAATAAAAAAGGCAGTAGATTAAACGGAAATGTTTTGGATTCATTCACAGCTCTTCCTGTTGGGGGTGTTAATCTAGAGATTGTTGAACTTGGTCTAAAATCAACGAGTGATGAATTTGGTAAATATAAACTTGGAATGCATTCTGGTGGGGCCTATACAATTTTATTGTCAAAATTCGGATATGAGCCTGGTGCAATTACAGTGGACATATCCGATGAGGAAACAAAAACACTTGACTTGAACATTGCTCCTAAAAAGACAGGCAATTTGCAGGGACTTGTGAGTGATAGTTTGGGCCAAACCATTTCTGATGCGATCATTCTGATGTTGGATACGCCTTTTGAAGAAATCATCACAGATCTAAATGGTCAATATCTTTTTTCAAATATTCCGGAAGATTCTTATACAATCGCCATTGGCAAATGGGGATTTAAGCCCAGATTTATTGATGTCACAATTCAGGGCGATTTAACAAATATTTCTGACATTACTTTAGCCCGGGGAATTGTTGACAATTTTGAATTGGATTTAGGCTGGGACATAGGGGATGGTAGTAATAATTTTGTAGGGCCATGGAGGCTTACAGATCCGTTAGAGTTAGGATATGGTCTTCCACTTCATCCCAATAATGACAATACAATTGACCCTGGAAAATTGGCTTTTTTTGCGCGCACTTTAGCTTCCCAATTACAATTAACATCACCATCATTCGATTTAAGAGAAGTTAACGATCCTACAATCCAATACTCTTATCATTGGTTTCCCCGAGGAGATAATGGAGATGAACTGAGAGTTGATATTTCCAGTGATAATGGACAGTCATGGAACAATCTTGCAGTGTACTCAGATCCGGATGCTACTTCAGACTGGACAAATGCCGTGCATTCTATTTCAGAGGGCATTGCCAAAACTGAATTCATGAAAGTCAGGTATACAACTGTTGAAAATGGAAGAAGCTCAAGCTTTGCATTGCTTGATGATTTTAAAGTTGTAAGATCCATTATAGAACCATCAAATGGTGGTACTGATGTTCCGGATAGGTACCAACTCATGCAAAACTATCCGAATCCTTTCAATCAAGGAACACTGATTCGATTTTTTATTCCTGAAGAAAATCATACGACTTTAACTATTTTCAATGTATTGGGAAATAGTATTATTAAATTAGTGGATGAAATATTACCGAAAGGTGATTATTCATATCAATGGGATGGTCTTGACAAATTAAAAAAACGGCTACCAAGCGGAATATATTTGTATCAACTAAAGACTAATAACTTTGAAAAAACTTACAAAATGTTGCTTTTAGAATAGGTTAAGATTTCAGAAAGTTGATAACGACTCAATTTTTTCAATTCGATAACGGATAATCCCAATAGGTACAGAGATATCCACCTCATCTCCTTCTTTCTTCATCATCAGTTGTTTAGCTATTGGAGATTCATAACTAATAATGTCATTGTCAATATCAGATTCTGCAGGGCCAAGGATCGTGTAAACATCTTTGCTTCCGTCATCAAGATTATTTAAGTAGACCTTTTTTCCAACAGTTACCTGACCATCCGGTAGATCTAAATTTTCAATAATCTGAACACCACTCAACATTGCAGACATTTCTTCAATACGCTTTGCAGTAAGCTGTTGTTTTTCTTTTATCGCTTTATATTCAGCATTCTCTTTTAAATCCCCTAATTCTCGGGCTTCTCCAATTTGTTTCGCAATCTCACCTTGCAATAGTTTCTCCATGCTGTCAATTTTATTTTGAATTTTTTCAAAACCAGCGTGCGTCATGTAGTTAGGCATATTCACCTCATAAGTTTTCTTATGAAATTATTTAAGCGAGAAACAATATATATTTGAATAAAAAAGGGAAAAGATTCGAAATAATCTTTTCCCTTATAAACTAAATCCCGGCAACGACCTACTCTCCCGCAAGGCTACCCAAGCAGTACCATTGGCGCTGGAGGGCTTAACAATCGAGTTCGGAATGGGATCGTGTGTTACCCCTCCGCAATAATCACCGGGAAAAAGAATTTCTAAAAATCCATGGAAAAATCTCGAATTATCTGTCGTAAATAAAAATAATCGGTTAAGCCTCACGGTCGATTAGTACTACTCGGCTAAATACGTTACCGCACTTACACCTGTAGCCTATTAACCTCGTCATCTCCGAGGGACCTTTAGTTCTACCAGCAAGCTGGTAGAAAGGGATATCTAATCTTGGGGAGGGCTTCGCACTTAGATGCTTTCAGCGCTTATCCCTTCCGTACATAGCTACTCTGCGATGCCACTGGCGTGACAACAGATACACTAGAGGTACGTCCATTCCGGTCCTCTCGTACTAGGAACAGCTTCCCTCAAATATCCTTCGCCCGCAACGGATAGGGACCGAACTGTCTCGCGACGTTCTAAACCCAGCTCACGTACCGCTTTAATTGGCGAACAGCCAAACCCTTGGGACCTTCTCCAGCCCCAGGATGCGATGAGCCGACATCGAGGTGCCAAACCGAGTCGTCGATGTGGGCTCTTGGACTCGATCAGCCTGTTATCCCCGGAGTACCTTTTATCCGTTGAGCGACGGCACTTCCACATGCTACCGCCGGATCACTAAGCCCTGCTTTCGCATCTGCTCGACTTGTATGTCTCGCAGTTAAGCTCCCTTATGCCTTTGCACTCTACGTACGATTACCAACCGTACTGAGGGAACCTTTGGGCGCCTCCGTTACTTTTTAGGAGGCGACCGCCCCAGTCAAACTACCCACCAAACACTGTTCTTTCCG from candidate division KSB1 bacterium encodes:
- a CDS encoding choice-of-anchor B family protein; its protein translation is MKIFTFFSFLFYATSLFSQISLNTTLIDNINYGRSVNDVWGYTDENGNDYALVGLIDGVSIVKVDSNQAQEIDFVPGVTSVWRDLKTHSHYAYVTADQGNLGLTIIDLSPLPDSVRLVAEISTYFERAHNLYIADGYAYISGSNISRGTDILDLSNPESPVRIGVWEDNYFHDIYTKGDTLYGSAGSISTVIVLDISNKSNPILIGEIQFPDGGYSHNAWTSEDGNYLLTTQETGGRTVKMWDVGDLENPKLVNEYLSSPGQLAHNVHIKDDYAYISHYADGLRILDISDPEHMVEVGYYDTHPSEETGFDGNWGAFPFTASNYIYASDREFGLFILSFNNKKGSRLNGNVLDSFTALPVGGVNLEIVELGLKSTSDEFGKYKLGMHSGGAYTILLSKFGYEPGAITVDISDEETKTLDLNIAPKKTGNLQGLVSDSLGQTISDAIILMLDTPFEEIITDLNGQYLFSNIPEDSYTIAIGKWGFKPRFIDVTIQGDLTNISDITLARGIVDNFELDLGWDIGDGSNNFVGPWRLTDPLELGYGLPLHPNNDNTIDPGKLAFFARTLASQLQLTSPSFDLREVNDPTIQYSYHWFPRGDNGDELRVDISSDNGQSWNNLAVYSDPDATSDWTNAVHSISEGIAKTEFMKVRYTTVENGRSSSFALLDDFKVVRSIIEPSNGGTDVPDRYQLMQNYPNPFNQGTLIRFFIPEENHTTLTIFNVLGNSIIKLVDEILPKGDYSYQWDGLDKLKKRLPSGIYLYQLKTNNFEKTYKMLLLE
- a CDS encoding transcription elongation factor GreA codes for the protein MNMPNYMTHAGFEKIQNKIDSMEKLLQGEIAKQIGEARELGDLKENAEYKAIKEKQQLTAKRIEEMSAMLSGVQIIENLDLPDGQVTVGKKVYLNNLDDGSKDVYTILGPAESDIDNDIISYESPIAKQLMMKKEGDEVDISVPIGIIRYRIEKIESLSTF